One Desulfosoma sp. genomic window carries:
- a CDS encoding pyridoxamine 5'-phosphate oxidase family protein: protein MRRKQCEVMDSEAIRDLLESCTIGRLATTDRDGYPYVTPVNYVFRAGRIYVHSAPEGEKIDNIRRDDRVGFQVDIPLAYVDSRFRPCQGPCRLHQLYKSVVIRGRARLVEDVTQKTEALNALVAAHEKGHSVPEVTEDLPGVRACAVIEIIPEKISAKFDLWQYKSLEDRKALAAYLRQRNVSKDPETVLALESLEQPNK, encoded by the coding sequence ATGCGAAGGAAACAGTGTGAAGTTATGGATTCCGAAGCTATTCGCGACCTTCTCGAATCCTGTACCATCGGTCGTCTGGCAACCACCGATCGAGACGGATATCCTTATGTGACCCCCGTGAATTACGTTTTTCGAGCTGGGCGAATCTATGTCCATTCGGCACCGGAAGGAGAAAAAATCGACAATATTCGTCGCGACGATCGCGTGGGCTTTCAAGTGGATATCCCTCTGGCCTATGTGGACTCCCGATTCCGCCCTTGTCAAGGACCATGCCGGCTTCACCAGCTTTACAAGAGCGTCGTGATTCGCGGCCGAGCGCGCCTGGTGGAAGATGTGACCCAAAAAACCGAAGCCTTAAACGCCCTGGTGGCCGCCCATGAAAAAGGACATTCGGTCCCTGAAGTCACCGAAGATCTTCCCGGAGTTCGGGCATGCGCCGTCATTGAAATCATTCCGGAAAAGATTTCGGCCAAGTTTGATCTATGGCAGTACAAATCCCTCGAAGATCGAAAGGCTCTCGCCGCCTACCTTCGCCAAAGAAACGTCTCTAAAGACCCGGAAACCGTCCTGGCCCTGGAATCGTTGGAACAGCCGAACAAGTGA
- a CDS encoding multiheme c-type cytochrome: MKEGHRLGKVLAGALLMAVVLGAVALAQTALNTPKVKEFRIERSMPKEAVACLECHRRESPGIFADWAYSRHASANITCLDCHQAEAFDPDVSQEHYKQYERNDVPYGNKEYRVPVAAVVTPKDCSRCHPDEAKQYSRSKHANTVEIMWKIDPWLQLGMNSDTEREAGCFHCHGTVLRIKDGVLDPATWPNVGVGRVNLDGSKGSCTSCHTRHRFSVMEARKPEACGQCHLGPDHPQIEIYMESKHGDIYTAFGDQYNWTAAGGTWTPGVDYRAPTCASCHMSGAGTVLTSHDVTERLSWETQAPLTIRPSEFAAFPAQTNWQVEREKMQVICMQCHGKTWVQDHYVKLDKVIEEYNQVYFKPAKAMLDDLYAKGLLDKTKFFDERLEVEYYELWHHEGRRARMGAAMMAPDYSWWHGFYECKKRYNNFMEEARHLLETNQKAYKATDFPNATGSTERPKEVFGP, translated from the coding sequence GTGAAGGAAGGACATCGGCTGGGAAAGGTTTTGGCAGGTGCTTTGTTGATGGCCGTCGTCCTTGGGGCCGTGGCTTTAGCTCAAACGGCGTTGAATACGCCCAAGGTCAAGGAATTCCGCATCGAACGCAGCATGCCCAAGGAAGCTGTCGCTTGCCTTGAGTGCCACCGCAGGGAGAGTCCTGGTATTTTCGCCGATTGGGCTTATAGCCGCCACGCCAGTGCCAACATTACGTGCCTGGACTGCCATCAAGCGGAAGCGTTTGATCCGGACGTAAGCCAAGAGCATTACAAGCAATACGAAAGAAACGATGTGCCTTATGGGAACAAAGAATACCGGGTTCCAGTGGCGGCTGTGGTGACCCCTAAGGATTGTTCCCGATGCCATCCGGACGAAGCCAAACAGTACAGTCGAAGCAAACACGCCAATACGGTGGAAATCATGTGGAAAATCGACCCATGGCTTCAGTTGGGCATGAACAGCGACACCGAACGGGAAGCCGGCTGTTTCCATTGTCACGGCACGGTGCTTCGTATTAAGGACGGCGTCCTGGATCCGGCCACCTGGCCTAACGTGGGCGTGGGAAGGGTCAACCTGGACGGGAGTAAAGGGAGCTGCACCAGCTGTCATACCCGCCATCGTTTTTCGGTCATGGAAGCTCGCAAACCCGAAGCCTGCGGCCAGTGTCATCTGGGTCCGGACCATCCGCAAATTGAGATTTACATGGAGTCCAAGCACGGAGACATCTACACCGCCTTCGGCGATCAATACAATTGGACCGCCGCTGGGGGCACATGGACTCCGGGTGTGGATTATCGCGCCCCTACCTGCGCATCCTGCCACATGTCAGGGGCCGGCACTGTGCTCACTTCCCATGACGTGACGGAACGCCTCTCCTGGGAAACCCAGGCGCCCTTGACCATTCGCCCTTCCGAATTTGCGGCCTTTCCGGCTCAGACGAACTGGCAGGTGGAAAGGGAGAAAATGCAGGTTATCTGCATGCAATGCCACGGCAAGACCTGGGTTCAAGATCACTATGTAAAACTTGACAAGGTGATAGAAGAGTACAACCAGGTTTATTTCAAACCGGCCAAGGCGATGTTGGATGATCTTTACGCTAAAGGCCTTCTGGACAAAACCAAGTTTTTTGACGAGCGATTGGAAGTGGAATACTACGAGCTGTGGCACCACGAAGGACGGCGAGCCCGTATGGGGGCGGCCATGATGGCGCCCGATTATTCCTGGTGGCATGGTTTTTACGAATGCAAAAAGCGTTACAACAATTTCATGGAAGAGGCACGTCATCTGCTGGAAACGAACCAAAAGGCTTATAAGGCCACCGATTTTCCAAACGCCACGGGAAGCACGGAACGTCCCAAAGAGGTGTTCGGCCCCTAG
- a CDS encoding NapC/NirT family cytochrome c has protein sequence MKRWVKASLWIAVGVVLAFPLFSMTYYTMVRTSTPQFCASCHEIRFAYNTWKTSTHTNNAQGFVADCMDCHLPAPHDTVEFFYAKTMHGIKDIVVHFAQGPDAYDRAKAREAAYASFKNNQCQKCHRNILYMPEKRGAMLAHRSVLYPRPGYEKRCVDCHRNLVHVARDRFGYKQLEGNYRGLGM, from the coding sequence ATGAAGCGTTGGGTGAAGGCTTCATTATGGATCGCCGTGGGGGTTGTGCTGGCTTTCCCTCTTTTTTCCATGACCTACTACACCATGGTCCGCACCTCGACCCCTCAGTTTTGTGCTTCTTGCCATGAGATTCGCTTCGCCTACAACACCTGGAAAACATCGACCCATACCAACAATGCCCAAGGCTTTGTGGCCGACTGCATGGATTGTCATCTGCCGGCCCCTCACGACACTGTGGAATTCTTTTACGCCAAGACCATGCACGGTATTAAGGACATCGTGGTTCATTTCGCTCAGGGCCCCGACGCTTATGACCGGGCCAAGGCTCGAGAAGCAGCGTATGCGTCTTTCAAGAACAACCAATGCCAGAAGTGCCATCGAAACATTCTTTATATGCCTGAAAAAAGGGGTGCCATGCTGGCTCATCGGTCTGTGCTGTATCCTCGACCGGGTTATGAAAAACGTTGTGTCGATTGTCATCGCAATTTGGTGCACGTGGCACGGGATCGCTTTGGGTACAAGCAGTTGGAGGGCAATTACAGGGGTTTGGGCATGTAA
- the cooS gene encoding anaerobic carbon-monoxide dehydrogenase catalytic subunit: MEKERLSYHESVQTMVERIRRDGMTNIWDRYAAQGLGSDPDKRCPFCMGGVRCDLCSNGPCRADAEKDKRGVCGIKADGMAMRMMVLRNIMGTSTYHYHTEQTLRTLRATARGQSPFRIAEPQKLKSFAQRLGVDTSGSVEDTALRLCDFAQKDFNRPAHEPSEIVSRLAPADRQALWKKLDIFPGGVYGEMLRACSSCLTNVDGYYVSLALKAMRMAVAMAYQSQIVNEYCQDVLFGVPRPHRMRVDLGVLDPDYVNVLPNGHEPFLGFAMVQLARRPEWQEKAKAVGAKGLRVIACIETGQEMIQRWTMDDAFYGFTGNWIMQEAVLASGCVDLFACDMNCSMPIDPLYAQKYQFKLIPVSDLVAFEGITDRLDYVPEQAAEQAAALLTMAIENFPKRRKAVEPVTGLRLGEAVVGFSTESIVDALGGSLDPLLKAIKDGAIRGVAGFVSCTTLRDSGQDVHSVRMAKELIRRDILVLSMGCGNAALQVAGLCLPEAKDLAGPGLKAVCEALGVPPVLSYGTCTDVGRCADLVAAVSQALGGVPIPDLPVVACAPEYMEQKATIDAIFALAFGLYTYVNPVPNVTGAPNLVKLLTEDLVNVTGGLLNVNPNAQEAADALLAHIEKNRQKLGL; this comes from the coding sequence ATGGAAAAAGAACGATTGTCCTACCACGAATCGGTGCAGACCATGGTGGAGCGCATTCGCCGCGACGGCATGACCAACATTTGGGATCGCTATGCGGCTCAGGGACTTGGCAGCGATCCTGATAAACGTTGTCCCTTTTGCATGGGCGGTGTGCGATGTGATCTGTGTTCCAACGGGCCCTGTCGAGCCGATGCGGAAAAGGACAAACGGGGTGTATGCGGGATTAAAGCGGACGGCATGGCCATGCGCATGATGGTTTTGCGCAATATTATGGGAACATCCACGTATCATTATCATACGGAACAGACCTTACGCACGCTTCGTGCCACGGCTCGAGGTCAAAGCCCTTTTCGCATTGCGGAGCCGCAGAAGTTGAAAAGTTTTGCGCAACGCCTTGGTGTGGACACATCGGGTTCCGTGGAAGACACGGCTTTGCGTCTGTGCGATTTCGCCCAGAAAGATTTCAACCGACCCGCTCATGAACCCAGCGAAATCGTCTCAAGGTTGGCGCCGGCGGATCGGCAGGCTTTGTGGAAAAAGTTGGATATTTTTCCCGGAGGTGTTTACGGGGAGATGCTTCGTGCGTGCAGTTCTTGCCTGACCAATGTGGACGGTTACTACGTCAGTTTGGCGCTGAAAGCCATGCGTATGGCCGTCGCCATGGCGTACCAGAGCCAAATCGTCAATGAGTACTGCCAAGACGTGCTCTTTGGTGTTCCCAGACCGCACCGTATGCGCGTGGATTTGGGAGTGTTGGATCCTGACTACGTGAATGTGCTCCCGAACGGTCATGAACCTTTTTTGGGTTTTGCCATGGTGCAGCTGGCTCGCCGACCCGAGTGGCAAGAGAAGGCCAAAGCTGTGGGTGCCAAGGGGCTTCGTGTCATTGCGTGCATTGAAACAGGGCAGGAAATGATTCAGCGTTGGACCATGGACGATGCCTTTTACGGCTTTACGGGCAACTGGATCATGCAGGAAGCCGTCTTGGCGAGCGGCTGCGTGGATCTTTTTGCCTGCGACATGAATTGTTCCATGCCCATTGACCCGCTCTATGCCCAAAAATATCAGTTTAAACTTATTCCGGTAAGTGACCTCGTGGCCTTTGAAGGCATTACGGATCGTTTGGATTATGTACCGGAACAAGCGGCTGAACAGGCGGCTGCACTTTTAACCATGGCCATCGAGAATTTTCCAAAAAGGCGTAAGGCCGTCGAACCTGTCACTGGATTACGGCTCGGAGAAGCGGTGGTGGGCTTTTCTACGGAAAGTATTGTAGACGCCTTGGGAGGATCCTTGGATCCCTTGCTTAAAGCCATCAAGGATGGAGCCATTCGAGGGGTGGCCGGGTTTGTTTCCTGCACCACGTTGAGGGATTCCGGCCAGGATGTGCATAGTGTGCGTATGGCCAAGGAATTGATTCGTCGAGATATTCTCGTGTTGTCTATGGGCTGTGGGAATGCAGCCTTGCAGGTGGCGGGACTGTGTCTGCCCGAGGCCAAGGATTTGGCCGGGCCGGGTCTTAAGGCGGTCTGTGAGGCTTTAGGGGTTCCACCGGTGCTCAGTTACGGCACGTGCACGGATGTGGGCCGATGTGCGGACCTGGTGGCCGCCGTGTCGCAGGCTTTGGGAGGCGTGCCCATTCCCGATCTGCCCGTGGTGGCATGCGCACCGGAGTACATGGAACAAAAGGCCACCATTGATGCCATCTTTGCTCTGGCTTTTGGGTTGTACACCTATGTGAATCCCGTGCCTAATGTGACAGGGGCGCCCAATCTGGTGAAGCTTCTCACCGAGGATCTCGTCAACGTTACCGGTGGGCTGCTGAATGTCAATCCCAACGCTCAGGAAGCCGCCGATGCGCTTCTAGCGCATATTGAAAAAAATCGTCAGAAACTCGGCCTTTAA
- a CDS encoding class I SAM-dependent methyltransferase: MKRADRTGNDYALIAVLYPWVDRALHSCRQSVTEAVQKHNLSRILDMGCGTGTQVIRLRAAGSAAVGIDISWPMLRRVGREVRHAGFFVRGNGCLLPFPAKVFDGLIYSLSLHEKPHGKRLAMLAEGYRVLKPGGTVFVLDYACPTHGSARMFMNLLNMVECMAGRNHYKAFRDFMKRGATQALLEAAGLRILSCTFHFHGTIGLYEGRWESQHPLPF, translated from the coding sequence ATGAAAAGAGCTGATCGAACCGGGAATGACTACGCCCTGATTGCCGTCCTCTATCCCTGGGTGGACAGAGCGCTTCACTCCTGTCGCCAGAGTGTCACCGAGGCGGTTCAAAAGCACAACCTTTCCAGAATCCTTGATATGGGCTGTGGCACGGGCACACAAGTGATCAGGCTTCGAGCTGCTGGATCAGCCGCCGTGGGGATCGATATTTCGTGGCCTATGCTTCGACGTGTTGGGCGCGAGGTGCGGCACGCAGGATTTTTTGTTCGAGGCAACGGTTGCCTCCTTCCTTTTCCCGCCAAGGTATTTGACGGCCTCATCTATTCTCTTTCCCTTCATGAAAAACCGCATGGAAAACGCCTTGCCATGCTGGCCGAAGGGTATCGTGTCTTAAAACCTGGCGGCACTGTCTTCGTGCTGGACTATGCTTGCCCCACCCACGGGTCTGCTCGAATGTTTATGAACCTTTTGAACATGGTGGAATGTATGGCGGGTCGAAACCATTACAAAGCTTTTCGCGACTTTATGAAGCGAGGCGCCACCCAAGCACTGCTTGAGGCCGCAGGCCTTCGAATTCTTTCGTGCACCTTTCACTTTCACGGCACCATCGGGCTTTATGAAGGGCGCTGGGAATCCCAGCACCCTCTGCCGTTTTAA